A portion of the Pirellulales bacterium genome contains these proteins:
- a CDS encoding fatty acid desaturase, whose amino-acid sequence MSLSAVSTELNTLPTASTAAPQSQSQLLRSPAAKQGNSQDDTPKQRSSKPLQPRDPWERGIDWGTVIWFSVVHLGALAAPFYFTWKAVALFVGLYWLTGGVGICLGYHRLLTHGSFQTYRPMKWLIAFVGGLAGEGSAVIWVANHRKHHAHSDKEGDPHSPRDGGLWSHMLWFMPNFGRKWHSDMGEHYAPDLMKDPVIRFLDKTFLLWFFVLAGVLFTIGYVGWDAYTGWSFVVWGMFVRMVWVYHVTWFVNSATHIWGYRNYETTDDSKNLWWVGLLAWGEGWHNNHHAYQRVARYGHKWWEIDFTYYTICAMEKLGLAWNVVHKVPAWQKPE is encoded by the coding sequence ATGTCCTTGTCCGCAGTTTCGACCGAACTCAATACGCTGCCCACCGCATCGACGGCTGCACCGCAATCGCAGTCGCAACTTTTGCGTTCGCCAGCCGCCAAGCAAGGAAATTCACAAGACGACACTCCGAAGCAGCGATCGAGCAAACCACTTCAGCCGCGCGACCCGTGGGAAAGGGGCATCGATTGGGGCACGGTCATTTGGTTTAGTGTCGTTCACCTGGGTGCGCTGGCAGCGCCATTCTACTTCACTTGGAAAGCGGTAGCGCTGTTCGTTGGCTTGTACTGGCTGACTGGCGGCGTAGGCATTTGCCTGGGCTATCACCGACTGCTAACCCATGGCAGCTTTCAAACCTATCGCCCGATGAAATGGCTGATTGCGTTTGTTGGCGGATTGGCGGGCGAAGGCTCGGCAGTGATTTGGGTAGCCAATCATCGCAAGCACCACGCCCACAGCGACAAAGAAGGAGATCCGCATTCCCCACGCGACGGCGGCCTATGGAGCCACATGTTATGGTTCATGCCAAACTTCGGCCGCAAGTGGCACAGCGATATGGGAGAGCATTACGCTCCCGACCTGATGAAAGACCCGGTCATTCGCTTTCTCGACAAGACCTTTCTGTTGTGGTTTTTCGTGCTGGCCGGCGTGTTGTTCACGATTGGCTACGTCGGTTGGGATGCCTACACGGGCTGGTCGTTCGTGGTGTGGGGAATGTTCGTTCGCATGGTATGGGTCTATCACGTCACTTGGTTCGTAAACTCGGCGACGCATATTTGGGGCTATCGCAACTACGAGACGACCGACGACAGCAAGAACCTCTGGTGGGTCGGCCTGCTTGCCTGGGGCGAAGGGTGGCACAACAACCATCATGCCTACCAGCGCGTGGCTCGGTATGGGCATAAATGGTGGGAAATCGATTTTACCTACTACACGATTTGTGCGATGGAAAAGCTCGGGCTGGCCTGGAACGTGGTCCATAAGGTTCCAGCGTGGCAAAAGCCCGAGTAG
- a CDS encoding sugar kinase, with translation MSLLVVGSVALDSVETPATRRENLLGGAAVFFSYAASYFVPSKLVGIVGDDWPAEHTKLLESRQIDTSGLHVVRGGKTFRWTGKYQPNMNDRETLEVHLNVFGDFNPVLPEAYRQSKFVFLANGSPVTQLRTLEQVSNPVLSVADTMDLWINIQRDELLALLKRIDGLVMNDSEAKLLTDDDNLVRAGKKVLKLGPKFVIVKKGEHGAMFFSEHETYVMPAYPTPDVIDPTGAGDSFAGGMMGYLAQRGNFDPRTLKEAMAYGVLTASFTVEDFSLERLKHIERPNLEQRMAEYRKMLSF, from the coding sequence ATGTCGTTGCTCGTTGTCGGATCGGTTGCGCTGGATAGCGTCGAAACTCCCGCGACTCGCCGGGAAAACTTGCTCGGCGGGGCGGCGGTTTTCTTTTCGTACGCCGCAAGCTATTTTGTGCCATCCAAACTGGTGGGCATCGTCGGCGACGATTGGCCGGCAGAGCATACCAAGCTGCTCGAAAGCCGTCAGATCGACACCAGCGGCTTGCATGTTGTACGGGGGGGGAAGACCTTTCGTTGGACAGGCAAGTATCAGCCGAACATGAACGACCGCGAGACGCTGGAGGTGCATCTCAATGTGTTTGGCGACTTTAATCCGGTGTTGCCTGAAGCGTATCGGCAAAGCAAGTTCGTATTTCTCGCGAATGGCTCGCCGGTGACGCAATTACGTACGCTCGAGCAAGTGAGCAATCCGGTGCTCTCCGTCGCCGACACGATGGATCTTTGGATCAACATTCAGCGCGACGAACTATTGGCTTTGCTGAAGCGGATCGACGGATTGGTGATGAACGATTCCGAAGCAAAGCTGCTCACGGACGACGACAATCTAGTGCGCGCCGGCAAGAAAGTGCTCAAACTGGGGCCGAAGTTCGTCATCGTAAAGAAAGGGGAGCATGGGGCGATGTTCTTCAGCGAACACGAAACCTACGTGATGCCCGCGTACCCGACGCCGGACGTGATCGACCCGACCGGCGCCGGCGACAGCTTTGCCGGTGGTATGATGGGCTACTTGGCCCAGCGCGGCAACTTCGACCCGCGCACGCTCAAAGAGGCAATGGCCTACGGCGTATTGACGGCAAGCTTTACCGTGGAAGATTTTTCTTTAGAACGATTAAAGCACATCGAGCGACCAAACCTTGAGCAGCGAATGGCAGAATATCGCAAGATGCTGAGCTTTTAA
- a CDS encoding SDR family oxidoreductase has protein sequence MQFLAVGLSSNDQTFANMMNVLRDRVAIVTGANSGIGRATAERFAQEGATVVAIDRQQEGIFELRERYSAVVPAHCDVTDHDKLQEIVTQALADWGRVDVLVNNVGFSFYERHTESSLEHWRQTQAVNLEAAYVLAKLVVPAMIERRYGRIVNVSSIQSLASEPVVGAYAASKGALNAWSRSLAVDLAEYNILVNVVAPGCIHTAMSVINGVDETTTPSFQEWYVKNRKIPLARAGEAREIANAILFLSGDQCTYITGHTLVVDGGLTITF, from the coding sequence TTGCAGTTTCTTGCTGTCGGCCTATCGAGCAACGATCAAACCTTTGCGAATATGATGAACGTGCTAAGAGATCGGGTGGCGATCGTCACGGGTGCCAACTCGGGTATTGGCCGGGCCACGGCGGAGCGATTTGCCCAAGAAGGCGCCACGGTAGTTGCCATCGATCGGCAGCAGGAGGGCATCTTTGAATTGCGCGAAAGGTACAGCGCCGTCGTGCCGGCACATTGCGATGTAACCGACCACGACAAACTCCAAGAGATCGTTACCCAAGCGCTCGCCGACTGGGGTCGCGTCGATGTTTTGGTCAATAACGTCGGATTCAGTTTCTACGAACGTCATACCGAAAGTTCGCTTGAGCACTGGCGCCAGACCCAGGCGGTCAATCTTGAGGCCGCGTATGTGCTGGCCAAGCTAGTCGTTCCGGCGATGATCGAACGCCGTTACGGCCGGATCGTCAATGTTTCCTCAATACAGTCGCTCGCCTCGGAGCCTGTCGTTGGCGCCTATGCTGCGTCGAAAGGCGCACTGAACGCGTGGAGTCGTTCGCTGGCGGTTGATTTGGCAGAGTACAACATCTTGGTCAACGTCGTTGCTCCCGGTTGCATTCATACGGCGATGAGTGTGATCAATGGCGTCGATGAGACAACGACCCCGTCCTTTCAAGAGTGGTATGTCAAGAATCGCAAAATCCCGCTGGCCCGTGCCGGTGAAGCCAGGGAAATTGCCAATGCAATCCTCTTTCTCAGTGGCGACCAATGCACATACATTACCGGGCACACGTTGGTGGTCGATGGAGGGCTAACCATCACATTCTAA